The following nucleotide sequence is from Paenibacillus odorifer.
AAAACAACAATACCTTGTTGGGAATCAGCATGTACTTCAAATCCGCAACCGTCACGATAACCGCTAAACTCACAAGAATGAACCCGATGATTCCCTTACCCGTCAGGCCAAATTGCAAATACACCCATAAAAAAAGCAAACCCGTTGCCGCTTCTCCAAGCGGGTATAATGGCGGTACCCTTGTGCCGCAGTATCGGCATTTGCCTCCTGACAGCAGGTAGCTTAGCACCGGAAACAAATCCCGCGCTTTCAGCCGCGTGTTGCAGTTCGGGCAATGTGACGGCGGATTAAGCAAGGATTCCTTGGCCGGCACCCGCAGCGCTACTACGTTATAGAAGGAGCCTAGAACCAGGCCCAGTAATGTGATGTAACTTGCGATAAATATCGTCATGGCTGTCCTCTGTTAGCTTCTGGATTTTAAAAAAGGAATCGGGAAGTCCGATTCCTTAGGAAAGATTGTAAGTTTGAATTTATAGAAATTAATTAGATATTCCTGTTAGCCACCAGATCATGGTTTTGGCGTTGCTACTGGCTCTGCACTAAGCACCTTATCAGCTGAATACTCACCACTATCACTTCCCTCAGGATCAGGATCTATAGTTACTTTTTCAAGTGCTCCATCAGCGCCGTAATTAATTATTGTAGAAGCTTCAACAATCGTTTTCTTGGTACTAGGTAAAACTAGTGTCTTATCAATGTAATTTTTTAACTTAAGTTCTTGAAGTGTCACTGATGCATTTTTAAATTCTCCATTTTTTTCACCCATAATGTACATCCTGGAAGCATCATAAAGCTGTCGAGCAGTTGCTAAATCTGCATCCGTTTTTGATTTATTAATAATTCCACCAATCATAGGTATAGCAATTACCGCAATAATCCCCAAAATAACGATAACTGCCAGCAACTCAATCAGCGTAAACCCCTTTTGATTTTCCTCTTTGCTTAATCTTCTCTTAATCGCTTGTGCTAACATTTGATTTCCCCCTCTAAGTGGTGTGTGAGTGATAAAACCTATATTCTTCATTTCAGTGAAACCAGCATCATCTTCCTTGTGCTTACGGAAACAGCTCGTCCATCGTCGTCTAATCGCCAGCTTAAGTTCGTGGATCTTGCCCCGCCTCCCCGGCGTCACCCCTCTCAATATATACAAGGAACCAAGAGGTTCACATATTTCCGTACAGACTGAACATTGGCAGCATAATGGCGGCCACAATAACACCTACAACAGCGGCTAGAAAAGCAATCAATAATGGTTCAAGCAGCGACTTCAAACGGTCGACGGTATTCTCCACGTCCATCTCATAAAAGTCAGCTACCTTGGACAACATCGTGTCGAGCGCCCCTGTCTCTTCGCCAATCGCTATCATCTGCGTAACTAGTGGCGGGAAGACCCAGGCTTTTTTTAGCGGCTCAGATAGTGGATTTCCTTGTCGCAGCGAATCCCCTGCACTACGGATGAATTTCCCGATGACCTTATTTCCTGCTACCTCCTCAACAATCACCAAGGACTGTAGGATCGGTACAGAGCTGGCATAAAGAGAAGAAAAAGTACGCGTAAACTGAGCAATCGAGCCCTTTTGATTCAGCTTGCCGAACACAGGAATTTTTAACTTGGCATAATCAAGGGCGTAAGCACCCTTTTCCGTACGTTTTGTAATCTGAAAAGCTATCACTAGGAGAAGTACTCCGAGTATCCAGAAATACCATTGACCTTGAATGCTTTTGCTAAGTGCCAAGACCATCTGTGTAATTGCCGGAAGCTCGGCATCCATCGATTCAAACATCGTTACAAACTGCGGCACAATCGCCCAAAGTAGATAGATAACCGCGGCAATCGCCATAACCCCTACGGTAATCGGGTACGTAAGCGCTGATTTTATCTTCTCTGTCGTGGTGTGCTGTTTCTCAAAAAACATAGCCAACCTGTCCAACGTCCCCTCAATATCACCGGATTCCTCACCGGCACGGATCATGCTGACAAATAGCTGCGGGAAGATTTTTTTATGATCCTGAACGGCTTGTGAGAACGATATCCCGCGCATCAGGCTAGAATTAACATCTACTAACGCTTTGCGCAGTGGCTTACTCTCGGTCTGCTCTGCCAAAATACGCGTTGCATCCACAATCGATACCCCCGCCCGCATAAGCGTGGCAAACTGCCTGCAATAAATGATGAAATGAAGCGGCTTAACGGGATTACCAATATAAATGTCCATCGATAAAATCGTGGTTTTGCGCTCAATCAGTGAAAATACCGTAAGTCCCCGCTTGCGTAGCTCCTCCATCGCCGTAGGTTTATCGGTTGCCGTTAGTTTCCCTTTGATAGATTTGCCTGCGGATGTCTTCACCTGATATTCAAAAAGAGGCATCAGCTGCTCACCTCCGCCATAAACGCCTTAGCTGCTGTTGGATCAATAAGCCCCTGCGATAAATGGTCACGGATGCTCATGTCCAAGGTGTGCATGCCTTGTGAGCGTCCGGTTTGCATTACATTTTTGATCTGATGTGTTTTTTCGGTACGAATAAGATTGGCTACGGCTGGTGTATTGAGCAAAATTTCCGTTGCGCATAAACGCCCCCGACCTCCAGCCCTAGGGAACAACCGCTGACTGACTACTGCCAGCAGCACTGATGCTAATTGTGAACGAATCTGTCCCTGCTGATGGCCCGGAAAAGCGTCGATAATTCGGTCAATTGTCTGTGGTGCATCTGTTGTATGTAAGGTAGCCATCACAAGATGACCTGTCTCTGCGGCCGTAACCGCTGCTGAAATAGTCTCCAAATCCCGCATCTCACCAACGAGAATGACATCCGGATCCTGACGTAAGGCAGCACGTAATCCATTAGCAAAACTTGCGGTATCGCAGCCCACTTCACGTTGATCTACTAGACAGGTTCCATGGTTATGTAGAAATTCTATCGGATCTTCCAACGTCACTATATGCTTGCTCTCCGTCTGGTTAATATAATTCAGCATAGCTGCAAGCGTAGAAGATTTGCCGCTGCCTGTGGGTCCTGTAACCAAAATTAGACCTTGTGGCTTAAGCGACAAAGTAGTTAAAATCGAAGGCATCGACAGCTGTTCCAGACTCGGAATCTCTGCAGGAATGGCCCGGGCGGCGATACTAACCTCGCCCCGCTGACGATAAACGTTCACCCGGAATCTTACCCCACCATCAAGCGGATATGAAAAATCCAACTCGCCCGCATTCCGAAATGCTTCAATTCGTTCATTACCAAGTAGCGTTTTGGCCATATCTGCCGCTTCTTCAGCAACCACGGATTCACCCTCAAGCGAGTGCAGCTTTCCATCCATCCGAATAACCGGCGGTGATCCTACGGAAATATGTAAGTCAGAAGCTTTGGAGGAGTAAGCCGTTTGTAATAGTTGTCTAATATCCCGCGTATACGTTGGCATTAGCCGCTCCCCCTAAGTTAGAATGCTAAATCCCTGTTAACCTCTAATGTGAGACCGTCTCGCGCATGACTTCTTGAAGTGTTGTAATTCCTTGACTGACCTTGAGCAGTCCGTCATCCATCAGTTGAACAAGCCCACGCGCTTTACCTGCTGCACGCAGTTCTTCTACTGAGGCAGTGTTTGTAATGAGTTGCCGTAAGTGATCATCAATACTGAGTACTTCATGAATCGCTATTCGTCCACGATAGCCAGAATTGTTACAGCTACCACAGCCGCGTCCACGCTGTAATTCTTCCGCAGGTAGTCCTAAGCTACGTAGCATAATTGCTTCCTGTTCAGATGGTTTGTAGGTTTCTTTGCAGTCAGTGCAGATTTTGCGCACCAGCCGCTGTGCTACCACACCAATCAGCGAAGAAGCGATCAAATAAGGTTCTACCCCCATATCCCGCAATCGGGAGACGGAGCTAATCGCATCGTTTGTATGTAAAGTAGACAATACTAGATGACCCGTTAATGAGGCGCGAACAGCAATTTCTGCAGTTTCCGCATCCCGTATTTCACCAACCATTACGATATTCGGATCTTGTCGAAGAATCGAACGTAGCCCAGCTGCAAAGGTTAGTCCAATAGCCGAGTTTACGTGCACCTGATTTACTCCTTCAAGCTGGTATTCCACTGGATCTTCGACTGTGATAATATTTGCGCTTTCTACATTAAGTTGATTCAACGCTGAATATAAAGTTGTTGTTTTTCCGCTACCGGTAGGTCCTGTGATCAGCAAAATCCCATAAGGACGAGCTATCATCTCCTTAAAAGCTTCTGCATTCCCCTCACTGAATCCCAAAGCATCTATGGATTTGACCCCTGTGCTTAAGTCTAGCAACCGCAGCACAATCTTCTCTCCGTGCATCGTTGGTAATGAAGACACACGAATATCTACCATTTTGTAATCGAACTGCATTTTGATCCGCCCGTCCTGCGGCAAACGCCGTTCTGCAATATTCAGGCGGGCCATTATTTTCAGACGGGCGGTGATAAAGCCCTGCATCTGCTTAGGAATAATCCGCTCTGTCCGTAAGGTTCCGTCAATGCGGTAGCGGATGGTTAAATTATTTTCACCTGGATCCATATGTATATCAGACGCCCGCAGAGCAACTGCCTGCTGAATCATCTGGTTGACCAAACGTACGATTGGGGAGTCCTCATCTGTAATCTCTGTCTCTTCTATTTCTTCCTGTGTCGGGAGTTCTACCAGCATCTGATTCATAGAATCGCGCATGCCATAGTGACGCGCAATCGCCCGCTGCAGCTCATCTCTCGTAGAAATAGCGGGTTCGATCCGGAAGCCAGTACTCATACGTAAATCTTCTATCGCAAAATAATCCAGCGGGTCCGCCATCGCAACCATCAGCTTGCCGCCCTCTTTTAAGAATGGAAGCACCTGATATCGCTTAGCCATACTTTCAGGGATTATCTGCGTGATTGCGGGATCTATCTGGTATTTAAATAAACTGACATGCGGGATGCCGAGTTGAAATTCAAGCACTTCAATCAACTGCTGCTCCGTAATATAGCCTTGAGAGATTAGCAGATCGCCGAGCTTACGTTTGCTCTTACGCTGTTCCGCGAGAGCCTCAAGCAACTGGTCCTGCGAAATAATATTATTTTCTACCAGCAAGTCGCCCAGTCTCTTTTTTGCGATAGCCAAGTCTATTCATCTCCGTATGCCGTTATTTATGCCGGCTGAAATAATGGATATTTTTTATAAAAATAGAAATCAAAATCCCAGCAAAATTCGCTCGAAAACGAAAGATATAATTACCATAAATACGCCTTCCATAAATTTGTCAATTTTGAGTATTTTTCAATCTGACTAGGACTTTAGTTATAATTTAATAGGTATATTTCAATAGATTTATGTTGTCTATCAATGCTGAATGTCCTAGAATGTATATAACATAGATTGGATAATTTTACAACGACACGGAATGAAAAAGGCTGTCGGAATCTAGCATATACGAGACGGAATACGACCATATCTGCCAATAGTTAACAATCAGGGAGAGATGACAATGAAACTTGCCAGCAACAAAAAAGTTTTTATTTTTACAGTAACTACCCTGCTTCTCCTTCTGCTTGTTCTGCCGATCAAAAATCACTTTATGAATGTCGATGCCAGTTCAAATGAATACCAAATTCGTATGCTGGAGGTTACTGAGAGTGGGGTTAGTGAGCTTGCGTCTCTAAAAACAGGAATATCTAACCTTACCATTGACACGATGAGTATGAAGCGCTTTGTGGCGCTGCGGGATGATCTGGACGGAAGATATGATGCGGTATATATCGGGAAGGGGACTTACAATCCTGCACAGGTAAGTAATCAACAACCCGCCTCTGAGGAAAATAGAGCTAAGGCCCTTAATACCAAAAGTATGAAGAACGACATTACTCATCTGAAGGCTGATCAAATTACAAAGGAATTTATCAACAAGGGATTATATGTTTTTTTTCATAGCCAGCCCTTTAAAGACAAAGATGCAAAACCTCAAACTGAGCAAGGTATACTGTACAGCTCTTTTAACAGTTATCGTCTTTCCACCTCCAACCCAAATGTTAAGTTTGTAGATGACAGTGAACTCGCGGATATTTTTGCCGATTTAAAAAAACAAGACTCCAAATACATAAACGACTTGAAGAAACGCCCTCATCTACAAATTACGAATAGAATTCCCAACTATGACCCTAATGCAACTAACAGCAAAATCTATGTTCCTGGGGAGAAGCTTTCTTTTAATTTCAATGTCACCACACCCTCTACACAAAATAGTGCTCCGCTCTCAGTCAAACTGTACGTTGGTCTTGATAAATCCATCAAAATGGGAGAAAAACAGGTCGTTGCTGAAACTGAGATTAGTACATCCAGCGGAACTATTGAATACACTTTGCCAAAAACATACTCTGGGTTACTCTACTGGAAGCTAGAAGTTAATGATTACCACAGTACACAATTAAAAGACTTCGACAGCGGTGTAATTCGTTACCGTGGCGAGAAAACCATAGTAAATATTCTTCAGGTTATGCCTGACACTCTAACAGAAAGCAGCCTCCTGAACACTAGTAATATGAATCCGAATTTTCTCGATACATCTGACTATAAGCTCGATATAAAAATCAAAACGATGACTGAATTCAAAAACTATATTGATGACAGCTATGCTGCAACACATAGTTACGGACTAAATGGCACTTATGACATGCTCATCTTTGGATTTGTAGACGAATACTACAAAAAATCTAATTTAAACACTAATGCGATCAACGCTATTACACAATTTACTGGTACCTTCAAGCAAAGCGCCTTGTTCACTCACGATACCATCATTAATTTAGATGCAAATAAAAAGAACTGGATCAATAATTTCATGGGGATTACTGGTCAGGTGAATCCTGAGACCAACTTAGGCCATAATGCCATCAATCTTTCCACCAAGGTTAAGCCGGTGAATGACGGGCTTTTGATGCAATATCCTTTTTATCTAAGCAAGAGGGACGACAGCAACCAGCAAATCGATATTTCCACACCACAAATTGCACCAACACATAACCAGTACTTCACACTTAATTTGGAAGATCCTGAAGTAGTATCTTGGTATAACATTCAAAGTGAAGCATCAGGTACGAGGATAAAACCAAATGGAGAATATAATCAATACCAACGTGATACCGAGGATAGCTGGAATCAATATTACACATATTCCAAAGGAAATATTACCTACTCAGGTACAGGTCACTTTTTTGGAGTAAGTGATATTCCAGCCAATCTAAAGAAATTCCCGGACTGGGAACAACAATTGTTCGTTAATACTATGTATCGTGCTTTTATTGGGGCCAATCATGCTCCAGAGATTACCGTGCATACGCCGGCTAATGATTCATCGATTCCGTCTTATCAAGAAACACTCCTTGTCGACTATACAGTAACTGATTTGGACTTTAACGATCGTGATCTAACAACTGAAGTCCGTTTCAAATCAGGGAACACGTACTTTCCCAAGATTGAAATAAGTAAGATGAACATCAAATCCGGTCAAAATATATATAGAACAGTTGACAATCCGCTTCCAAACGGAGGTCTACTCGACATCGAAATTAAAGCTTGGGATCAAAATGGTGCGCTCTCAAGTAAAACGCTCAGAGTAAATGTCCTGCCGTCAAACACCAATTTGAGTGTAACACGATCTCTCTCTCAGAATGTTGTGAATGGCAAAATAGAAAAGGGAGAACCGGTCACTCTTAGTTATTCCATCACCCCAAAATCTGTACCGTTTGATAAAGTCGGCACGGTCAACCAGACCTCTAACACACAATTAATATCGGATATTGTATTTACCGAGAATCTCCCACCTAACCTGGAGATTTCAGGAGAATTACCTGCCGGTACGATCGTCACTGGAAATGCAACCAGTGGATTTAGATTGACACGCAATCTAAATGACATAACCTATTCATTAAAAACGGTGAACGGCGCCCAAATCTATAAACCAGACTCTGAACAGCCTATAACGTTCCAAATCACAGTTAAACCGACCGAGACCCAAACCTATATTTTAAATGATTCCAAACTTAGTTATATCGATATTCATGCCACATTGCCACCGCTAGGAA
It contains:
- a CDS encoding prepilin peptidase; its protein translation is MTIFIASYITLLGLVLGSFYNVVALRVPAKESLLNPPSHCPNCNTRLKARDLFPVLSYLLSGGKCRYCGTRVPPLYPLGEAATGLLFLWVYLQFGLTGKGIIGFILVSLAVIVTVADLKYMLIPNKVLLFFLPLLLILVLLFPEGPLWHHLLGAVLGGGVLIPFVLLGGMGAGDVKLFALLGLVIGFPNVILAFFVACLLGSVVGGLLMLLGVIKRKQPVPFGPWLAIGALISFGYGSHIIGAYLSLIG
- a CDS encoding prepilin-type N-terminal cleavage/methylation domain-containing protein, whose amino-acid sequence is MLAQAIKRRLSKEENQKGFTLIELLAVIVILGIIAVIAIPMIGGIINKSKTDADLATARQLYDASRMYIMGEKNGEFKNASVTLQELKLKNYIDKTLVLPSTKKTIVEASTIINYGADGALEKVTIDPDPEGSDSGEYSADKVLSAEPVATPKP
- a CDS encoding type II secretion system F family protein; this encodes MPLFEYQVKTSAGKSIKGKLTATDKPTAMEELRKRGLTVFSLIERKTTILSMDIYIGNPVKPLHFIIYCRQFATLMRAGVSIVDATRILAEQTESKPLRKALVDVNSSLMRGISFSQAVQDHKKIFPQLFVSMIRAGEESGDIEGTLDRLAMFFEKQHTTTEKIKSALTYPITVGVMAIAAVIYLLWAIVPQFVTMFESMDAELPAITQMVLALSKSIQGQWYFWILGVLLLVIAFQITKRTEKGAYALDYAKLKIPVFGKLNQKGSIAQFTRTFSSLYASSVPILQSLVIVEEVAGNKVIGKFIRSAGDSLRQGNPLSEPLKKAWVFPPLVTQMIAIGEETGALDTMLSKVADFYEMDVENTVDRLKSLLEPLLIAFLAAVVGVIVAAIMLPMFSLYGNM
- a CDS encoding type IV pilus twitching motility protein PilT, with translation MPTYTRDIRQLLQTAYSSKASDLHISVGSPPVIRMDGKLHSLEGESVVAEEAADMAKTLLGNERIEAFRNAGELDFSYPLDGGVRFRVNVYRQRGEVSIAARAIPAEIPSLEQLSMPSILTTLSLKPQGLILVTGPTGSGKSSTLAAMLNYINQTESKHIVTLEDPIEFLHNHGTCLVDQREVGCDTASFANGLRAALRQDPDVILVGEMRDLETISAAVTAAETGHLVMATLHTTDAPQTIDRIIDAFPGHQQGQIRSQLASVLLAVVSQRLFPRAGGRGRLCATEILLNTPAVANLIRTEKTHQIKNVMQTGRSQGMHTLDMSIRDHLSQGLIDPTAAKAFMAEVSS
- a CDS encoding GspE/PulE family protein, which translates into the protein MAIAKKRLGDLLVENNIISQDQLLEALAEQRKSKRKLGDLLISQGYITEQQLIEVLEFQLGIPHVSLFKYQIDPAITQIIPESMAKRYQVLPFLKEGGKLMVAMADPLDYFAIEDLRMSTGFRIEPAISTRDELQRAIARHYGMRDSMNQMLVELPTQEEIEETEITDEDSPIVRLVNQMIQQAVALRASDIHMDPGENNLTIRYRIDGTLRTERIIPKQMQGFITARLKIMARLNIAERRLPQDGRIKMQFDYKMVDIRVSSLPTMHGEKIVLRLLDLSTGVKSIDALGFSEGNAEAFKEMIARPYGILLITGPTGSGKTTTLYSALNQLNVESANIITVEDPVEYQLEGVNQVHVNSAIGLTFAAGLRSILRQDPNIVMVGEIRDAETAEIAVRASLTGHLVLSTLHTNDAISSVSRLRDMGVEPYLIASSLIGVVAQRLVRKICTDCKETYKPSEQEAIMLRSLGLPAEELQRGRGCGSCNNSGYRGRIAIHEVLSIDDHLRQLITNTASVEELRAAGKARGLVQLMDDGLLKVSQGITTLQEVMRETVSH
- a CDS encoding DUF5057 domain-containing protein, which codes for MKLASNKKVFIFTVTTLLLLLLVLPIKNHFMNVDASSNEYQIRMLEVTESGVSELASLKTGISNLTIDTMSMKRFVALRDDLDGRYDAVYIGKGTYNPAQVSNQQPASEENRAKALNTKSMKNDITHLKADQITKEFINKGLYVFFHSQPFKDKDAKPQTEQGILYSSFNSYRLSTSNPNVKFVDDSELADIFADLKKQDSKYINDLKKRPHLQITNRIPNYDPNATNSKIYVPGEKLSFNFNVTTPSTQNSAPLSVKLYVGLDKSIKMGEKQVVAETEISTSSGTIEYTLPKTYSGLLYWKLEVNDYHSTQLKDFDSGVIRYRGEKTIVNILQVMPDTLTESSLLNTSNMNPNFLDTSDYKLDIKIKTMTEFKNYIDDSYAATHSYGLNGTYDMLIFGFVDEYYKKSNLNTNAINAITQFTGTFKQSALFTHDTIINLDANKKNWINNFMGITGQVNPETNLGHNAINLSTKVKPVNDGLLMQYPFYLSKRDDSNQQIDISTPQIAPTHNQYFTLNLEDPEVVSWYNIQSEASGTRIKPNGEYNQYQRDTEDSWNQYYTYSKGNITYSGTGHFFGVSDIPANLKKFPDWEQQLFVNTMYRAFIGANHAPEITVHTPANDSSIPSYQETLLVDYTVTDLDFNDRDLTTEVRFKSGNTYFPKIEISKMNIKSGQNIYRTVDNPLPNGGLLDIEIKAWDQNGALSSKTLRVNVLPSNTNLSVTRSLSQNVVNGKIEKGEPVTLSYSITPKSVPFDKVGTVNQTSNTQLISDIVFTENLPPNLEISGELPAGTIVTGNATSGFRLTRNLNDITYSLKTVNGAQIYKPDSEQPITFQITVKPTETQTYILNDSKLSYIDIHATLPPLGILGKYNALILHTTSLRGGTIKGPLASGGTVNFNNAGITVNEQFKDQVPYGIVTGGDVSLPEGTVYGNLMVKGTVKDQRPGSIQNGTINYGELLDFNKQESYLLGLSDAIAKLPSNATATHEYGKLTVTGNSDINIVNISSSALNTLNSSELKVPQGSTVIVNVQQDSNSEPFLHFPLGSDGSRVLYNFPNAKPLLISQANVYGTILAPRSTINFDGGQVYGTIIGASMNMSSATLYHFPFAGSLPAEIYPLPVPIPTDPSSTNLARTTISFETLTFTAEYKINALQLDDKTIYVGDEIRLIPIVTPSDLSNSAFLWTTSNASVVQIDSNSGDIIGLAKGSAQVTVKALDGSEVTGTAFITVEERNSRSLSIKGYETGKIYESITLSASYVQDSKEPETNITYIWSVKNITSGASTAVINTNPEYPGDDTEKIFSATQSGTYLVSLTVNSSNPVPITQEKTITVTNPLTSLSITGPTTVLIGGQIDLSASRNPTYADPATLRWRFVKSTDKNITDDTITNDHIATLTPSSDGSTAKLTAGDTAKEGLLIEVSFKDMTSTHEVNIVELTGLRFKEQSITIEVGHTFQLTNILWAFPTSVSIKDIKDNLSWVSDNSSIASVDNGTNIDTRGTVTGVKKGSTTITVTYTGSTGATVEADITVKVVAPQNDDRY